The nucleotide sequence CTTGCGGGACTTGTAGATAGGATCAATCATCTCATACTGATGATCCAAGACCAGGATTCGAACTCACCTACCACTACATTCGAGGTTCCTAAGAAACAAGCTGCAACTACGCCACCCAAAGAATTACAAACTCCAGCTCCGACAGCAGCCCCAATTGTGTCTAAAGAGAAGAAAGAAATCCCTCAGGAACAAAAATCAGGACCACTTTCCTCTTTGGAAGATATGGCAAAAAATGTTTCTTCCGAAGACGCAGAATGGGAAAAATCTTTCAAAAACGAGTTTTTAGGAACGGATGTAGATCCTTCCAAAGTGCCTAAGCTGGGACTCTAGGATAAAAGCCATGTTTGAAAATTTAAAGAACGCATCCGAAATTTTCTCCAAGATGGGAGAAATGCGAGGTAAAATGGAAGAGATCAAAAAAAGGATCTCCAACCTGAGAGTGATGGGTGATGCAGGCGCAGGAATGGTCCAGGTTACTTCTACCGGGGACGGCTCTATCGTGGATGTAAAGATCAATCGTGCATTATTCGATTCAGAAGATAATAAAATGTTAGAAGATCTAGTAATGGCGGCAACCAACGACGCTATTCAAAAAGCAAAGCAGGCCGCCGAATACGAATTAAAATCGATCACGGGCGGAATAGATCTCTCTGAAATTTCCAAATTATTCGGCGGTAACCTTGGCTGAACATTTGATTGAAGGAATGGTAAATGCGCTCTCTTCCCTTCCAGGAATCGGAAGAAAAAGCGCTTACCGTATCAGTTTTCATTTATTGAGACAAGATCCTGCCGTTTTTAACGGCTTCATCCAAAGTTTATCGGAAGTAAAGGGAAGGATCCGTTTTTGTTCCCGCTGCGGATCTTATTCTGAAGAAGAGATCTGCGATCTTTGCCTCTCCGAAAAAAGAGACAGCCATACAGTTTGTGTAGTAGAACAACCGGAAGACGTATTTTTCATAGAGAACACGGGAGAATTCAAAGGAAGATACCATGTGCTCAACGGAGTCATCTCTCCTTTAGAAGGAGTAGGACCTCAAGATCTC is from Leptospira sp. WS58.C1 and encodes:
- a CDS encoding YbaB/EbfC family nucleoid-associated protein, with protein sequence MFENLKNASEIFSKMGEMRGKMEEIKKRISNLRVMGDAGAGMVQVTSTGDGSIVDVKINRALFDSEDNKMLEDLVMAATNDAIQKAKQAAEYELKSITGGIDLSEISKLFGGNLG
- the recR gene encoding recombination mediator RecR → MVNALSSLPGIGRKSAYRISFHLLRQDPAVFNGFIQSLSEVKGRIRFCSRCGSYSEEEICDLCLSEKRDSHTVCVVEQPEDVFFIENTGEFKGRYHVLNGVISPLEGVGPQDLRIRELLNRIEPEDLKEVLVATNPTLEGDATADYLNHQLKNFNVTVTRIAYGITVGGSIELADQYTLGRAIRSRLKL